The following are encoded in a window of Amaranthus tricolor cultivar Red isolate AtriRed21 chromosome 2, ASM2621246v1, whole genome shotgun sequence genomic DNA:
- the LOC130806979 gene encoding putative disease resistance protein RGA4, with product MNMLRILSGRKGFHNFTALESLDIAVPATPFMFVEYEDDDIFWKSLSQSLRILNFESGPRMKNGLPKGIRCLMSLQTLQIESGDSVKTIPEWIDCLSSLQYLSIHNCPELKSLPEEMKKLDSLKSLEINFFPELEERCRKPDGVDWPKINTSPTFRLMIQKFTDALNSSLGPCLLDELIYKAFDRKYSLHLSN from the exons ATGAATATGCTAAGGATACTTTCCGGAAGAAAAGGATTTCACAATTTCACTGCCTTAGAGTCTCTAGACATAGCGGTGCCAGCAACGCCATTCATGTTCGTTGAATACGAGGATGATGACATATTTTGGAAATCTTTATCTCAAAGTCTCCGTATCCTGAATTTCGAAAGCGGGCCGAGAATGAAAAATGGTCTACCCAAGGGGATTCGGTGCTTGATGTCCCTCCAAACCCTCCAAATTGAGTCTGGGGACAGTGTGAAAACAATACCTGAATGGATAGATTGCTTATCATCTCTCCAATACCTGTCTATACATAACTGTCCTGAGCTTAAATCACTTCCAGAAGAAATGAAGAAACTCGACTCTCTGAAGAGTCTTGAGATAAACTTTTTTCCGGAGCTAGAAGAACGATGTCGAAAACCTGATGGAGTGGATTGGCCCAAGATCAACACATCCCCAACATTCAGATTAATGATACAAAAATTTACTGATGCACTGAATTCATCTCTTGGGCCTTGTTTATTAG ATGAATTAATTTATAAAGCATTTGATCGCAAATATTCTTTACATTTATCCAATTGA